In Brienomyrus brachyistius isolate T26 unplaced genomic scaffold, BBRACH_0.4 scaffold53, whole genome shotgun sequence, a single window of DNA contains:
- the ankrd12 gene encoding ankyrin repeat domain-containing protein 12 isoform X5, which translates to MAKPGMDRDGAMVEKHVVKKTPKVDRNEILGREMKSKSSMKRKLSFTVSPPQNEERDSDTDSDPGHSSETWAERLIPPCAIYSADKDGPDKKKVKKETGNKKSTPMNILFGYPLSERKQMALLMQMTARDNSPDSTPSHPSQAPTVQKKIASTTSSRQKDKVNKRNERGETPLHMAAIRGDAKQVRELISLGADVNVKDFAGWTPLHEACNLGYYDVAKVLIAAGAEVNTQGLDDDTPLHDASSSGHRDIVKLLLRHGGNAFQANKRGERPVDVADSQEVERLLKGEAPLSEPDDSSSGGTGPSVWESEDPPSVNPSSIDDNMEYSDTEKDSDSKQTNTAKASASVSGLDEYEFKDEEEEEDLSKALNDRHILRREARQREKEEKDRNHFLAKQDKGSPATGNLKKPKSSRVLFCSSESSSDDAETPVERKGLPTIDGHKPDMRLKKETGAESKEKGKVKKKYKNQSKNKENQEVKDDSKENSKAVFFSSTAAGLETPEKTREEDSFKMSFSPKDDSSVHLFHLPTMKSPKLNHSLSDKQATPLKQENVKACVSVGDSSCQVDGIKYDHYVDADCATEGSSSRGFKHKEKSKHHQRDLCLDGDDRSSSSPHKDDNLGTGMDNAEGALRKTDKDGKVLKKHKLKHCGKDKHRKECEMEKDKQRQKEMKKDGHRNLEFDREFWKENFFKSDENEDSNPGKTEMLEGNSPQKADESPIKEERPVREKHASIKDKRQKDEREKDKSFKRERELFCKEERSREGKTGELDEKTSSLITDEGRDESLCAVGMKEEAEDRPVTETEVDQEQMDPLEKGTREKTERKLVGKERECERIDKKHSEKERKMRVEHFPEKSEPHNFADKWREREKMVTTSHSSGENKYKESEKLKAILTTKKPEENKKSRDKMERKTDKEKQEKDRYSENREKDRYSENREKDKMGIDRKGKTSEKVTEHNKSDRTKEKEKDWDKKKKDKGKDVISSSSNLKLLLEERKSSISESTKISHEKNVSAKLKDDVLKTPEKDRRERDRDAERHRDRDRHKDKSQQSKVSKTNSADAEKSKAKSSPAPKDVRPKEKRLVNDDLMQTSFERMLSLKDQEIEQWHRKHMEKIKQKERERMKLRPGAELGKLKNRDRVRNTPGDVCVSKDLQRSKSSEVSETHTREQKLKDATGTRSFSLDAKNLPYTGKSALCLDSSLSRSPKPESERCGPMCRSVSMISMASSEDSCQTNALTPRPLSEYDSDFTVEGSDSQASFSQSSCVTHAITSPAVHEKETDSLLDGAQRNKTPLSGRHATPYLRSILDDDSKPAYADAKSFEDSSRPSVLSHLSSDKGPVQDVARPQSSQNMSVLRHPIRSNCTSDGENFADIGNEGHVSGSRLLLVSNSNDTLGKEPSERVCQQANLSQSEGIPPAILEPKQSHAADPLIDRGAPFPHLDDSKMEIISKKLYSECNKDTDDSLTPETSGMFPSCLPAEQHLPTNAKTTSDSCNKQWDSHTEINMELLQRSDASFPSGLEQKDKSMCETTACNPESKAEEHKVTGSCREEWAKSPGPSIAVCSSIQRPDSGIEDAMLNVQVGIPEAKDIHEEADMETDDADTKDGKTLKHAIGSAEPCDISPCDIRDHPVSPVLEPIHPSPECKDEASDAPEGLEKSSSSIEMADKSQILPEGSNQGQTLAEVKPEPGEEMITDQSTSEEKQQLHKDDLGEDYVQRDPQGEHSGASSGGSSPLPGDGDSDCSGARAKVRLSEDDDVQVHHPRKRKMPRVPQPMQASPTAQQVKERNQQSLAAIVDSLKLEEIQPYQTERANPYYEFLHIRKKIEEKRKVLCSVIPQAPQYYDEYVTFNGSYLLDGNPLSKLCIPTITPPPSLPEPLKELFKQQEVVRMKLRLQHSIEREKLIVSNEQEVLRVHYRAARTLANQTLPFSACTVLLDAEVYNMPQDAQGDDGKTSVRDRFNTRQFMSWLQDVDDKFDKLKTCLLMRQQHEAAALNAVQRLEWQLKLQELDLATYKSTSIFEIPEFYIPLVDVNDDFDLTPI; encoded by the exons ATGGCCAAACCTGGGATGGACAGAGATGGCGCCATGGTGGAGAAGCACGTGGTGAAGAAG ACTCCGAAGGTGGATCGGAATGAGATACTAGGGAGGGAGATGAAGTCCAAGTCTTCCATGAAACGCAAACTATCCTTTAccgtcagccccccacagaaTGAGGAACGGGACTCTGACACGG ATTCAGACCCAGGACACTCGAGTGAAACCTGGGCAGAGAGATTAATCCCTCCCTGCGCGATTTACTCAG CAGACAAAGATGGGCCGGACAAGAAGAAGGTGAAAAAGGAGACTGGTAACAAGAAGTCCACTCCCATGAACATCCTGTTCGGCTATCCTCTGTCGGAGCGGAAGCAGATGGCACTTCTGATGCAGATGACGGCCCGAGACAACAGCCCAG ACTCTACCCCAAGTCACCCTTCTCAGGCACCGACAGTACAGAAGAAGATTGCCAGCACCACGTCGTCCCGGCAGAAGGACAAGGTCAACAAAAGGAACGAGCGTGGTGAGACTCCTCTGCACATGGCTGCCATTCGAGGGGATGCCAAGCAAGTCCGTGAGCTCATCAGCCTCGGCGCCGACGTCAACGTCAAAGACTTTGCAG gGTGGACGCCTCTCCATGAAGCCTGTAATCTTGGTTACTATGACGTGGCCAAGGTACTCATCGCAGCAGGGGCAGAGGTCAATACACAGGGCCTGGACGATGACACGCCGCTTCATGATGCATCCAGCAGTGGACATAGGGAT ATTGTCAAGCTGCTGTTACGACATGGGGGCAACGCCTTTCAGGCCAACAAGCGCGGCGAGCGGCCTGTGGATGTGGCCGACTCACAGGAGGTGGAGCGCCTGCTGAAGGGCGAGGCTCCGCTCTCTGAGCCGGACGACAGCTCCTCAGGTGGGACAGGGCCATCTGTCTGGG AATCAGAAGACCCTCCATCAGTAAATCCCTCCAGTATTGACGACAACATGGAATACTCAGACACTGAAAAGGATTCTGACAGCAAGCAGACTAACACTGCAAAGGCATCTGCCTCTGTATCTGGGCTGGATGAATATGAGTTcaaggacgaggaggaggaagaagatcTGAGCAAGGCTCTGAATGACCGACACATCCTCAGGAGGGAGGCGCGCCAGCgagagaaggaggagaaggACAGGAACCATTTTCTGGCTAAACAGGATAAGGGTAGCCCAGCCACGGGCAATTTGAAGAAACCGAAATCGTCCCGGGTCCTCTTCTGCAGCTCGGAGAGCTCCAGTGATGATGCAGAGACCCCCGTGGAGAGGAAAGGCCTCCCCACCATTGACGGGCATAAACCTGACATGAGGCTGAAGAAGGAAACAGGGGCAGAAAGCAAGGAGAAAGGCAAAGTGAAGAAAAAGTACAAAAATCaaagtaaaaataaagaaaaccaaGAAGTTAAAGATGACAGTAAAGAGAACAGTAAGGCAGTGTTCTTTTCTTCAACAGCAGCAGGCCTGGAAACCCCAGAGAAAACCCGAGAAGAAGACTCTTTCAAAATGTCATTCAGCCCGAAGGATGACTCTTCTGTTCACCTCTTCCATCTACCAACAATGAAGTCTCCAAAGCTCAACCACAGCCTGAGCGACAAGCAGGCTACCCCACTCAAACAAGAAAATGTTAAGGCATGTGTCTCAGTTGGGGATTCTTCCTGTCAGGTTGATGGCATCAAATATGACCACTATGTTGATGCTGACTGTGCTACAGAGGGCTCTAGCAGCAGAGGATTCAAGCATAAGGAGAAGAGCAAACATCACCAGAGAGATCTCTGCCTAGATGGGGATGACAGGAGCTCCTCCAGCCCTCACAAAGATGATAATCTGGGAACAGGCATGGACAATGCTGAAGGAGCATTACGGAAGACCGACAAAGATGGCAAAGTGCTCAAAAAACACAAACTGAAGCACTGTGGGAAGGACAAGCACCGGAAAGAGTGTGAGATGGAGAAGGACAAGCAGAGGCAGAAAGAGATGAAAAAAGATGGGCACAGAAATCTAGAGTTTGATCGGGAGTTCTGGAAAGAGAACTTCTTTAAGAGTGATGAAAATGAGGACTCGAACCCAGGGAAAACAGAGATGCTCGAAGGTAATTCCCCACAAAAGGCTGACGAGTCCCCCATTAAAGAGGAGAGGCCAGTTCGAGAAAAGCATGCTAGCATCAAAGACAAGAGACAAAAAGATGAACGGGAAAAAGACAAATCCttcaaaagagagagagagcttttcTGCAAAGAGGAACGAAGCAGAGAAGGTAAAACGGGTGAGCTGGATGAGAAGACAAGCAGCCTCATCACAGATGAGGGACGGGACGAATCCTTGTGTGCTGTAGGCATGAAAGAGGAGGCAGAGGACCGACCAGTTACCGAGACCGAGGTAGATCAGGAGCAAATGGATCCATTGGAGAAAGGTACTCGAGAAAAAACAGAGAGAAAACTTGTAGGGAAGGAACGGGAATGTGAGAGGATAGACAAAAAACATTCTGAGAAAGAGAGGAAAATGAGAGTGGAGCACTTCCCAGAAAAATCTGAACCACATAATTTTGCTGACAaatggagagagagggaaaagATGGTGACCACCTCCCATTCTTCCGGAGAGAATAAATACAAGGAAAGTGAAAAGCTGAAAGCTATTTTGACTACTAAGAAGCCAGAAGAGAACAAGAAAAGCAGGGACAAGATGGAAAGGAAGACTGACAAAGAGAAGCAAGAGAAGGATCGGTATTCCGAGAACAGAGAGAAGGATCGGTATTCTGAGAACAGAGAGAAGGACAAAATGGGCATTGACAGAAAAGGCAAAACCTCAGAAAAAGTTACGGAGCACAACAAATCTGACAGGacaaaggaaaaggagaaagactgggacaaaaagaaaaaagacaagGGGAAAGATGTCATTTCCTCAAGCTCAAATTTGAAATTGCTTTTGGAAGAGCGAAAATCCAGCATTTCTGAGAGCACTAAGATATCCCATGAGAAGAATGTCTCGGCTAAGCTGAAAGATGACGTGCTGAAAACTCCAGAAAAAGACCGCAGGGAGCGGGACAGGGATGCTGAGAGACACCGAGACAGGGATCGGCACAAAGATAAATCCCAACAGTCCAAAGTATCCAAGACAAACTCTGCAGATGCCGAAAAGAGCAAAGCAAAATCTTCACCGGCCCCTAAGGATGTCCGGCCGAAAGAAAAGAGActtgtaaacgacgatctcatgCAGACTAGTTTTGAGCGCATGCTAAGTTTGAAGGACCAAGAGATCGAACAGTGGCACAGGAAGCATATGGAGAAGATCAAGCAGAAAGAGCGAGAGCGAATGAAGCTGCGACCAGGTGCAGAGCTAGGGAAATTGAAGAacagagacagggtgaggaatACCCCAGGAGATGTCTGTGTGAGCAAAGACCTGCAGCGTTCCAAGAGCTCAGAGGTGTCGGAGACTCATACCAGAGAGCAAAAATTGAAAGATGCCACTGGCACACGTTCGTTCTCCCTGGATGCCAAGAATCTGCCGTATACCGGGAAATCAGCCCTTTGTCTTGACAGCAGCCTGAGCCGCTCCCCCAAGCCGGAAAGTGAGAGGTGTGGTCCCATGTGCAGATCAGTGTCAATGATTTCAATGGCTAGCTCGGAAGACTCCTGCCAAACAAATGCTCTCACACCAAGACCCTTGAGTGAGTACGACTCCGACTTCACGGTGGAAGGTTCAGACTCCCAGGCATCCTTTTCACAATCTTCCTGTGTGACGCATGCCATCACGTCACCTGCCGTTCACGAAAAAGAAACTGATAGTCTACTTGATGGGGCTCAGCGCAACAAGACTCCTCTCTCTGGTAGACATGCCACCCCTTATCTGAGGTCAATTCTGGATGACGACTCCAAACCTGCATATGCTGATGCCAAGTCTTTTGAGGATTCCAGTAGGCCAAGTGTGCTGTCACACTTAAGTAGTGATAAAGGACCTGTACAAGATGTGGCTCGTCCACAGTCAAGCCAGAACATGTCGGTTCTCCGACACCCAATTCGAAGCAACTGCACTTCTGATGGTGAGAATTTTGCCGACATTGGCAATGAAGGGCATGTTTCTGGCAGTCGGCTCCTGCTTGTCTCAAACAGCAACGATACTCTAGGAAAAGAGCCAAGTGAAAGGGTGTGTCAACAGGCTAACCTTTCACAGTCTGAGGGTATACCGCCGGCTATACTAGAACCAAAACAGTCACATGCCGCTGACCCACTTATAGATAGGGGTGCACCATTTCCACATCTGGATGACTCAAAAATGGAAATCATCAGCAAAAAACTATATTCGGAATGTAACAAGGATACAGATGATTCCCTTACTCCAGAAACCTCAGGAATGTTCCCATCCTGTTTGCCTGCTGAGCAGCATCTACCCACAAATgccaaaaccacctcagattcTTGCAACAAGCAGTGGGATAGCCATACAGAGATCAACATGGAATTGCTCCAGAGATCAGATGCCAGTTTTCCTTCAGGGCTTGAGCAAAAAGATAAGTCTATGTGTGAGACTACTGCTTGCAATCCAGAAAGTAAAGCGGAGGAACACAAGGTGACTGGAAGTTGCAGAGAGGAGTGGGCTAAAAGCCCTGGGCCCTCCATCGCTGTCTGCAGCAGCATACAGAGGCCAGACAGTGGGATCGAAGATGCCATGCTGAATGTCCAAGTAGGCATCCCTGAAGCCAAGGACATTCACGAGGAAGCAGACATGGAGACAGATGATGCAGACACAAAAGACGGTAAAACACTAAAACATGCCATAGGATCTGCTGAGCCATGTGACATTTCCCCGTGTGACATCCGTGACCATCCTGTATCCCCTGTATTGGAGCCCATTCATCCCAGTCCTGAATGTAAAGATGAAGCCTCAGATGCTCCTGAGGgcttggaaaagagcagcagcagtATAGAGATGGCAGATAAGTCACAAATTCTGCCAGAGGGTAGTAACCAGGGCCAGACTCTAGCTGAAGTGAAACCTGAGCCTGGGGAGGAGATGATCACTGACCAGAGCACATCCGAAGAGAAACAGCAGCTACACAAGGATGACCTGGGTGAAGACTATGTCCAAAGGGATCCCCAGGGGGAGCACAGTGGGGCTTCCTCAGGAGGGTCCTCTCCACTACCAGGAGATGGAGACAGCGACTGCTCAGGGGCTAGGGCCAAGGTTCGGCTGTCTGAAGATGATGACGTTCAGGTGCATCACCCACGGAAAAGGAAGATGCCCCGGGTGCCTCAACCGATGCAAGCTAGCCCCACTGCGCAGCAGGTTAAGGAGAGGAACCAACAGTCTCTGGCTGCCATAGTAGACTCACTCAAGCTGGAGGAGATACAGCCTTACCAGACTGAGAGAGCCAACCCCTACTATGAGTTCTTGCACATCCGTAAGAAGATCGAGGAGAAGCGCAAAGTGCTTTGCAGCGTTATTCCTCAAGCACCGCAGTATTACGATGAATACGTGACCTTCAACGGCTCCTACCTCCTAGATGGAAATCCACTTAGCAAACTTTGCATTCCAACT ATAACACCACCTCCGTCATTGCCTGAACCGCTGAAGGAGTTGTTCAAGCAGCAGGAAGTTGTCCGCATGAAGTTGCGTCTGCAGCACAGCATTGAACGG GAAAAGCTAATTGTTTCAAATGAGCAAGAGGTCCTGCGTGTCCACTATCGTGCAGCAAGAACACTAGCCAACCAGACCCTGCCTTTCAGCGCGTGTACAGTTCTTCTGGATGCTGAAGTTTACAACATGCCGCAAGATGCCCAG GGAGATGATGGGAAAACATCTGTCCGTGACCGGTTCAACACCAGGCAGTTTATGTCATGGTTGCAGGATGTTGACGACAAGTTTGATAAACTGAAG acctgcctcctgatgcGTCAGCAGCACGAAGCCGCTGCGCTGAATGCTGTGCAGAGGCTGGAGTGGCAGCTCAAGCTGCAGGAGCTCGACCTGGCCACCTACAAGTCTACCAGCATCTTTGAGATCCCCGAGTTCTACATCCCACTCGTCGACGTCAATGACGACTTCGACCTAACCCCCATATGA